A region of Sphingomonas crusticola DNA encodes the following proteins:
- a CDS encoding HAD-IIB family hydrolase, translated as MKKLIAFDLDGTLALSKQPLDDDMADLLGQLTTVAMVDIISGGDWPQFEKQVISRMPGHANLANFIVQPTTGTKLYRYQDGAWTQIYAELFSDEESQKIRDSLKAAVEQAGYAGEQTWGEQIEDRGSQITFSALGQQAPLEAKDKWDPDHAKRKTLQAILQGMLPDLSINMGGSTSIDITRKGVDKAYGLKHLSETVGVALDDILFLGDAIFPGGNDYPAKTLGLDTVRVRDVEETKAVVTGLIACLKS; from the coding sequence ATGAAGAAGCTGATTGCATTCGATCTCGACGGTACGCTCGCGCTGAGCAAACAACCGCTGGATGACGACATGGCCGACCTGCTCGGTCAGCTCACCACCGTCGCCATGGTGGACATCATCTCCGGCGGCGATTGGCCGCAATTCGAAAAGCAGGTCATCAGCCGTATGCCGGGCCATGCCAATCTGGCCAATTTCATCGTCCAGCCGACGACAGGGACGAAGCTCTACCGTTACCAGGACGGCGCCTGGACGCAGATCTATGCCGAGCTGTTCAGCGACGAAGAGAGTCAGAAAATCCGCGATTCGCTCAAGGCTGCAGTGGAGCAGGCCGGCTATGCGGGCGAGCAGACCTGGGGCGAGCAGATCGAGGATCGCGGCAGCCAGATCACCTTCTCCGCGCTCGGCCAGCAGGCGCCGCTCGAGGCGAAGGACAAGTGGGATCCGGACCACGCCAAGCGCAAGACGTTGCAGGCGATCCTGCAGGGCATGCTGCCCGACCTGTCGATCAATATGGGCGGTTCGACCTCGATCGACATCACGCGCAAGGGTGTCGACAAGGCCTATGGCCTCAAGCATCTGAGCGAGACGGTCGGCGTCGCGCTGGACGACATATTGTTCCTGGGTGACGCGATCTTCCCGGGCGGCAACGACTATCCCGCCAAGACGCTCGGCCTCGACACGGTGCGCGTGCGCGACGTCGAGGAGACGAAGGCGGTCGTGACGGGGCTGATCGCCTGTTTGAAATCGTAA
- a CDS encoding Cof-type HAD-IIB family hydrolase gives MTLRFVISDVDGTLVNNAKRLTQPTIDAVAKLQAAGVPFTIISARPPSGIAFLVEALKPTGPIAAFNGGTIIAPDGSVVERHMLDRDVVEKSFAIAGKSAATPWIFAEGRWHIVDPNNPHVPHEVLASAQQPVIETDMTPLFGEVDKLTWVSDDPALLKELHAQMDAAIGKAATVGQSQTYYLDLTSPVANKGEGVATLARTAGVDLSEVAVLGDQFNDVPMFERAGIAIAMGQAPDAVKAKAAYLSTSNDDDGVAHAIETILLPMLKGQQ, from the coding sequence ATGACGCTGCGCTTCGTGATTTCCGACGTCGACGGGACGCTCGTCAACAACGCCAAGCGACTGACCCAGCCGACGATCGACGCCGTTGCCAAGCTGCAGGCAGCAGGCGTGCCTTTCACCATCATCAGCGCGCGGCCCCCATCGGGCATTGCCTTCCTGGTAGAGGCGCTGAAGCCGACCGGGCCGATCGCGGCCTTCAACGGCGGCACGATCATCGCGCCGGACGGATCGGTGGTCGAGCGTCACATGCTCGACCGGGACGTGGTCGAGAAGAGTTTCGCCATTGCCGGCAAGTCGGCGGCGACGCCGTGGATCTTCGCCGAGGGGCGCTGGCATATCGTCGACCCGAACAACCCGCACGTGCCGCACGAGGTGTTGGCGTCGGCGCAGCAGCCGGTGATCGAAACCGACATGACGCCGCTCTTCGGCGAAGTCGACAAGCTCACCTGGGTCAGCGACGATCCGGCGCTGCTCAAGGAGCTCCACGCCCAGATGGACGCGGCGATCGGCAAGGCCGCGACCGTCGGGCAAAGCCAGACCTATTATCTCGATCTGACGAGCCCGGTCGCCAACAAGGGCGAGGGCGTCGCGACGCTAGCGCGCACGGCGGGCGTCGACCTGAGCGAGGTCGCCGTGCTCGGCGATCAGTTCAACGATGTGCCGATGTTCGAACGTGCCGGCATTGCCATCGCGATGGGCCAGGCGCCCGACGCGGTGAAGGCAAAGGCCGCCTATCTTTCAACCAGCAACGATGACGATGGCGTGGCGCATGCGATCGAAACGATCCTGCTGCCGATGCTGAAGGGGCAACAATGA
- the zwf gene encoding glucose-6-phosphate dehydrogenase, producing MAATKLKPSPPATLVIFGATGDLARRLLVPAIANLCGDGLIGEDLHILGIGSRDGSDEDLRAGLDEFAPKTECWSKLRGRITYLQGDFTQPQVFDDLKQRLGEGNAAFYLATPAQFFGPIIESLTKAGLMEEIDGRFRRVAVEKPFGHDLASARALNAQILAQVAETQVYRIDHFLGKETVQNIMVARFANPWIEAVWNNRYIDSVQITAAETVDVGTRGAFYDATGALRDMVPNHLFQLLAMVGMEPPNDLSADSVRTEKAKVLVAVREPTPAEARADSVRGQYEGYRKTADVAAKSNVETYVAVKLFVDTWRWAGVPFYLRTGKALKARDTEVVVTFKPVPLALFRDTQVADLPPSRLVLQLQPDEGIALDFMVKKPGPKVQAVPVALDFQYADKFKIGGRTGYETLLYDMMMGDQTLFQRADQIEAGWSAVQPFLDAWAKGKGKVERYKRGSDGPAGAAELLARDGRQWHEIGE from the coding sequence GTGGCGGCGACCAAGCTCAAGCCATCGCCTCCCGCCACGCTGGTGATCTTTGGCGCGACCGGCGATCTCGCGCGGCGGCTGCTGGTGCCGGCGATCGCCAATCTGTGTGGCGACGGGCTGATCGGTGAGGATCTGCATATCCTCGGCATCGGCTCGCGCGACGGCAGTGATGAGGATCTGCGTGCGGGTCTCGACGAGTTCGCGCCCAAGACCGAATGCTGGTCGAAGTTGCGCGGCCGGATCACCTATCTGCAAGGCGACTTCACCCAGCCGCAGGTGTTCGACGACCTCAAGCAGCGATTGGGCGAAGGCAATGCCGCTTTCTACCTCGCCACGCCGGCGCAATTTTTCGGGCCGATCATCGAGAGCCTGACGAAGGCAGGCCTGATGGAGGAAATCGACGGGCGTTTTCGCCGCGTAGCGGTGGAAAAACCGTTCGGTCACGATCTCGCCTCGGCGCGCGCGCTCAACGCGCAGATCCTGGCACAGGTCGCCGAGACGCAAGTCTACCGGATCGATCATTTCCTGGGAAAGGAAACGGTCCAGAACATCATGGTCGCACGCTTCGCCAATCCCTGGATCGAGGCGGTGTGGAATAATCGCTATATCGACAGCGTGCAGATCACCGCCGCGGAGACGGTCGATGTCGGAACGCGCGGCGCTTTCTATGACGCGACCGGCGCGCTGCGCGACATGGTACCCAACCATTTGTTCCAGCTGCTGGCGATGGTCGGGATGGAGCCGCCCAACGATCTTTCCGCCGATTCCGTCCGCACTGAAAAGGCAAAGGTCCTGGTGGCCGTGCGCGAACCGACCCCGGCCGAGGCGCGCGCGGACAGCGTGCGCGGCCAATATGAAGGCTATCGCAAGACCGCAGACGTCGCCGCCAAGAGCAATGTCGAAACCTATGTCGCGGTGAAGCTGTTCGTCGACACGTGGCGCTGGGCAGGCGTCCCCTTCTATCTGCGTACCGGCAAGGCGCTGAAGGCGCGCGACACCGAGGTTGTCGTCACGTTCAAGCCGGTGCCGCTGGCGCTCTTCCGCGACACCCAGGTCGCCGACCTCCCGCCCAGCCGCCTGGTCCTGCAGCTTCAGCCCGATGAAGGCATCGCGCTGGATTTCATGGTCAAGAAGCCGGGGCCGAAGGTGCAGGCGGTGCCGGTCGCGCTCGATTTCCAATATGCGGACAAGTTCAAGATTGGCGGCCGGACCGGATATGAAACATTGCTGTACGACATGATGATGGGCGACCAGACGCTGTTCCAGCGTGCCGACCAGATCGAAGCGGGCTGGTCCGCAGTACAGCCTTTCCTGGACGCCTGGGCCAAGGGAAAAGGCAAGGTCGAACGCTACAAGCGCGGATCGGATGGCCCTGCGGGTGCCGCCGAACTGCTCGCGCGCGATGGGCGCCAGTGGCACGAGATCGGCGAATGA
- the gnd gene encoding phosphogluconate dehydrogenase (NAD(+)-dependent, decarboxylating): MRIAMIGLGRMGAGIVRRLMKAGHEAVVYDRNQQAIDDLVKEGAVAASGLDDLRGKLENPAIFWVMLPAGDPTEQTIAALADHATSGDIIIDGGNTFYKDDIRRAKSLREKGVEYVDVGTSGGVWGLERGYCMMIGGPVAVVDHLDPIFDALAPGMGTIPRTPGLAQEDLRAEKGYIHAGPAGAGHFVKMIHNGIEYGLMQAYAEGFDILKGKKSDKLPEEERFDLNLKDIAEVWRRGSVISSWLLDLTAIALAKDPMLENFSGRVADSGEGHWTVEAAMEEAVPANVLTTALFARYRSRVDHTFADQVLSAMRFGFGGHVEMPQ; this comes from the coding sequence ATGCGGATCGCGATGATCGGCCTCGGCCGGATGGGTGCCGGCATTGTCCGGCGGTTGATGAAGGCGGGTCACGAGGCGGTGGTCTATGACCGCAACCAGCAGGCGATCGACGATCTGGTGAAGGAGGGCGCGGTCGCTGCCTCGGGCCTCGACGATCTGCGCGGCAAGCTGGAAAATCCGGCGATCTTCTGGGTGATGCTCCCGGCCGGCGATCCGACCGAGCAGACGATCGCGGCGCTGGCCGACCATGCGACAAGCGGCGACATCATCATCGACGGCGGCAACACCTTCTACAAGGACGATATCCGCCGCGCCAAGTCGCTGCGCGAGAAAGGCGTCGAATATGTCGATGTCGGCACCTCCGGCGGCGTGTGGGGCCTCGAGCGCGGTTATTGCATGATGATCGGCGGGCCGGTGGCGGTGGTCGATCACCTCGACCCGATCTTCGACGCGCTGGCGCCGGGCATGGGCACGATTCCGCGTACGCCGGGTCTGGCCCAGGAAGATCTGCGGGCCGAGAAGGGCTATATCCACGCCGGCCCGGCGGGCGCAGGTCACTTCGTCAAGATGATCCACAACGGCATCGAATATGGCCTGATGCAGGCCTATGCCGAGGGCTTCGACATCCTGAAGGGCAAGAAGTCGGACAAGCTGCCCGAAGAGGAGAGGTTCGACCTCAACCTCAAGGATATTGCCGAAGTGTGGCGGCGCGGCTCGGTCATCTCCTCCTGGCTGCTCGATTTGACCGCGATCGCGCTGGCCAAGGACCCCATGCTCGAGAATTTCTCCGGCCGCGTGGCCGATTCCGGCGAGGGCCATTGGACGGTCGAGGCGGCAATGGAGGAAGCGGTGCCGGCCAACGTGCTGACCACCGCCTTGTTTGCGCGCTACCGCAGCCGGGTGGATCACACCTTTGCCGATCAGGTGCTGTCGGCGATGCGCTTCGGCTTTGGCGGGCACGTCGAGATGCCGCAGTGA